A region from the Leopardus geoffroyi isolate Oge1 chromosome C2, O.geoffroyi_Oge1_pat1.0, whole genome shotgun sequence genome encodes:
- the GMNC gene encoding geminin coiled-coil domain-containing protein 1, whose amino-acid sequence MEQNTVLPCQDQYFVGGQSYNCPYSTTTSESSVDVSTETWVSFWAAGLLDNREPQQAPQAQESSSDSSFPVPNSCSWEEAQLSSQLYRNKQLQDTLVQKEEELARLHEENNHLRQYLNSALVKCLEEKAKKLLSSDEFSKACGKFRKGKRKPKEQRYFPPEIPHHKNAKRNLSGEFANCEEQPGPPVDPWVLQTLGLKDLNTIDDTLSANYSALSSHPRRIASTFPQFPDDAVNYENIPREDLPIDYGGDQTTPSHSTARHGEDFHLLSQLSNVPGGLQTPPYYTSDVSPNKTEMAFSTSLSPHCNVKTHSFHQGQAFVCRDEEGGWKFTWVPKQS is encoded by the exons atggaGCAG AACACTGTTCTGCCTTGCCAAGACCAGTACTTTGTAGGAGGCCAGAGCTATAATTGCCCGTATTCCACTACAACGTCAGAATCTAGTGTTGACGTTTCCACGGAGACTTGGGTCTCTTTCTGGGCTGCTGGTCTCCTGGACAACAGAGAGCCCCAACAAGCACCACAGGCGCAGG AATCATCCAGTGACTCCAGTTTCCCTGTTCCTAACTCATGTTCGTGGGAAGAGGCTCAGCTTTCCTCTCAGCTCTACAGAAACAAGCAG CTCCAAGATACTCTGGTGCAGAAGGAAGAAGAACTTGCTAGGTTACACGAAGAGAATAATCACCTTAGACAATACCTGAATTCTGCTTTGGTTAAATGTCTTGAGGAAAAGGCCAAG AAATTACTGTCATCAGATGAGTTTTCCAAAGCATGTGGAAAattcagaaagggaaagaggaaacccAAAGAGCAAAGATATTTTCCTCCTGAGATCCCCCATCACAAAAATGCCAAGAGAAACCTCTCCGGTGAATTTGCTAACTGTGAAGAACAACCTGGGCCCCCTGTGGATCCCTGGGTTCTTCAAACACTTGGATTAAAAGACCTCAATACCATTGATGACACTTTATCAGCTAACTACAGTGCCCTCTCCTCTCATCCCAGAAGAATTGCCAGCACATTTCCCCAGTTTCCGGATGATGCAGtcaattatgaaaatattccCAGGGAGGATCTGCCAATTGACTATGGAGGTGACCAAACAACCCCCTCACATAGCACTGCCAGGCACGGGGAAGATTTTCACTTACTTTCTCAACTTTCAAATGTGCCAGGAGGGCTGCAAACTCCTCCTTACTATACTTCTGATGTGTCTCCCAATAAGACAGAGATGGCCTTTTCCACATCCCTGAGCCCTCACTGTAATGTGAAAACTCATTCCTTCCACCAGGGACAAGCCTTTGTTTGTCGAGATGAGGAGGGAGGCTGGAAGTTCACTTGGGTCCCTAAGCAGTCTTAG